The following proteins are encoded in a genomic region of Maylandia zebra isolate NMK-2024a linkage group LG1, Mzebra_GT3a, whole genome shotgun sequence:
- the LOC101485633 gene encoding high choriolytic enzyme 1, whose protein sequence is MSTVNILSYAEIPSTDEDIPRELSVGQLLERANRNYTPDIDEPTLIGGDVAIKSEADRNADPCTSRGCMWGKWTDGKVYVPYYIANHYSSREIAIITRGLESFSSVSCIRFRPYQDGDHEWLSIESRNGCYSYVGRQGGGQTVSLSRQGCLYHSTVQHELLHALGFNHEQTRSDRDNYIRVYWENILDDMVYNFYKIDTLNQGTPYDYNSVMQYERYAFSKNNQPTMVPIPNSNVMLGGATQMSKNDIDRLNRLYQC, encoded by the exons ATGTCTACTGTGAATATATTATCTTATGCAGAGATTCCTAGCACTGACGAGGACATACCCAGAGAGCTCTCTGTAGGTCAGCTGCTGGAGAGAGCCAATAGAAACTACA CACCTGACATTGATGAGCCGACATTAATCGGAGGTGACGTTGCTATCAAGTCTGAAGCTGACAGAAATGCTGACCCCTGCACCTCCAGAGGCTGTATGTGGGGAAAGTGGACTGATGGGAAAGTCTATGTCCCATACTACATTGCCAATCACTACT CTTCCCGTGAGATTGCCATCATCACTCGTGGACTAGAGTCCTTCTCTTCAGTTTCCTGCATTCGTTTCAGACCCTACCAGGATGGCGATCATGAGTGGCTGAGCATCGAGTCCAGAAATGG CTGCTACTCCTATGTGGGTCGCCAGGGCGGTGGTCAAACTGTGTCTCTAAGCCGTCAGGGCTGTCTTTACCACAGCACTGTCCAGCATGAATTACTCCATGCCCTAGGCTTCAATCACGAACAGACCCGCTCTGACAGGGACAACTACATCAGGGTGTACTGGGAAAACATCCTCGATG ACATGGTGTACAATTTCTATAAGATTGATACTCTAAACCAGGGAACTCCTTATGACTACAACTCTGTCATGCAATATGAGAG GTACGCCTTCTCCAAGAACAACCAACCCACTATGGTGCCCATTCCTAATAGCAATGTAATGTTGGGCGGGGCCACTCAGATGAGCAAAAATGATATCGATAGGTTGAACAGACTCTACCAGTGCT AA
- the fadd gene encoding FAS-associated death domain protein, with amino-acid sequence MSALQFNSVLLEISNAMSADQLNEMKFLVLQEIGKRNLEKIGSGRELFQLFRERGKLSEDNTAFLSKLLREIKRQDLSDKIDNFSIQPEADDGLSEEEKAKLKIATEVIAENLGKSWRKLGRKLGLSETKLESISNRRPTDLEETAVELLKEWRKSQGAEAQTKMLIDALRACQLNMTADKVEERL; translated from the exons ATGAGCGCCTTACAGTTTAACAGCGTTTTGTTGGAGATCTCTAACGCCATGTCTGCTGATCAGCTGAATGAAATGAAGTTCCTGGTTCTACAAGAGATCGGGAAAAGAAATCTGGAAAAGATCGGCAGCGGCCGGGAACTCTTTCAGCTTTTCAGGGAAAGAGGCAAACTGTCAGAAGATAACACGGCCTTTCTTTCAAAGCTTCTCAGAGAAATTAAGCGACAAGATCTCTCGGACAAGATAGACAACTTCAGTATTCAGCCTGAAGCTGACGATGGCCTGAGTGAGGAGGAGAAAG CAAAACTGAAAATTGCCACAGAGGTAATTGCCGAAAATCTTGGAAAGAGTTGGCGAAAACTAGGCCGCAAATTAGGTTTGAGTGAAACCAAGCTGGAGTCCATCTCTAACAGGCGTCCAACAGATCTCGAGGAGACGGCAGTGGAGCTGCTCAAGGAGTGGAGGAAGAGTCAAGGAGCTGAAGCCCAAACAAAGATGCTGATAGATGCTTTGAGAGCTTGCCAGTTGAATATGACTGCTGATAAAGTAGAGGAAAGACTCTAG